A stretch of Candidatus Sphingomonas phytovorans DNA encodes these proteins:
- a CDS encoding FAD-dependent monooxygenase: METGVIVVGAGPVGLTAAYLLSHHGIPCTLIAAEPVLANDLRASTFHPPTLDMLDTLGLAEPLVAQGLRSPTWQIRLHETGERAEFDLSVLAGDTRHPFRLQCEQSRLCALLLDRLRAEGKVHLMLGQRVEEVVQHDQGVKAVARPIDGGDPVLVEGRYVIGADGSRSVVRQAAGIDFVGKTYPETTILATTPFPFQDHLPGLSNVNYVWKAGGTFSLLRLRHLWRCSLYPDHDESIDDGLQPESIARKLQEIAPNAAGHEVLETRAYRVHMRIADDYRAGRILLAGDAAHVNSPAGGMGMNGGVHDAFELADTLRQVWNGAASDLLDRYTRRRRPIAEQEVLAQADRNRARMQERDHDKRRDMLAALQATAADPIAAREHLLRSSMIAGLRRAAEIA; the protein is encoded by the coding sequence ATGGAAACGGGTGTGATCGTCGTCGGGGCAGGGCCGGTTGGGCTGACCGCAGCCTATCTGCTCAGCCATCACGGCATTCCCTGCACGTTGATCGCGGCGGAGCCAGTACTCGCCAATGACCTGCGCGCCTCGACCTTCCATCCGCCGACGCTCGACATGCTCGATACGCTTGGCCTGGCCGAACCGCTCGTTGCTCAGGGGTTACGCAGCCCGACCTGGCAAATCCGCCTGCATGAAACAGGCGAGCGTGCGGAATTCGATCTCTCGGTCCTTGCCGGGGATACGCGCCACCCATTCCGCCTGCAATGCGAACAGTCGCGACTCTGTGCGCTGCTGCTCGATCGGCTGCGGGCGGAGGGCAAGGTGCACCTGATGCTGGGACAGCGGGTCGAGGAGGTCGTGCAGCACGACCAGGGCGTCAAGGCAGTTGCCCGCCCGATCGACGGCGGCGATCCGGTGCTGGTGGAGGGGCGCTATGTGATCGGCGCCGACGGATCACGCAGCGTGGTGCGCCAGGCGGCGGGAATCGATTTTGTGGGCAAGACCTACCCCGAAACGACGATCCTCGCCACCACGCCATTCCCGTTTCAGGATCATCTGCCCGGCCTGTCCAACGTCAACTATGTCTGGAAGGCGGGCGGCACCTTCTCGTTGCTCCGGCTGCGCCATTTGTGGCGTTGCAGCCTCTATCCCGATCATGACGAGAGCATCGATGACGGGCTGCAGCCGGAAAGCATCGCCCGCAAGTTGCAGGAGATTGCGCCGAACGCGGCAGGGCATGAGGTGCTCGAGACGCGCGCTTATCGTGTCCATATGCGGATCGCGGACGACTATCGTGCCGGCCGCATCCTGCTCGCGGGCGATGCCGCGCACGTCAATTCACCCGCCGGCGGCATGGGCATGAACGGCGGTGTCCATGATGCGTTCGAATTGGCCGACACACTGCGGCAGGTATGGAACGGTGCTGCGTCCGACCTGCTAGACCGCTATACCCGCAGGCGTCGCCCGATCGCGGAGCAGGAGGTCCTTGCTCAGGCCGATCGCAATCGCGCGCGGATGCAGGAGCGCGACCATGACAAGCGCCGCGACATGCTCGCCGCGTTGCAAGCCACTGCGGCCGATCCGATCGCGGCACGCGAGCATCTGCTGCGCAGTTCGATGATCGCGGGGCTGCGCCGCGCGGCCGAGATCGCATGA